A single region of the Grus americana isolate bGruAme1 chromosome 3, bGruAme1.mat, whole genome shotgun sequence genome encodes:
- the TMEM151B gene encoding transmembrane protein 151B, whose amino-acid sequence MSPPASAAAASEGGSSTPVPPEEEAEGAREEQRPVKQSLSKSLCRESHWKCLLLSLLMYGCMGAMTWCHVTKVTRLTFDSAYKGKSMMYHDSPCSNGYVYIPLAFLVMLYVVYLVECWHCYTRNELQYKVDVESVHERVQRMQQATPCIWWKAISYHYVRRTRQVTRYRNGDAYTTTQVYHERVNTHVAEAEFDYSNCGVKDISKDLIDLESYPATRLRFTKCFSFANVESENSYLTQRARFFTENEGLDDYMEAREGMHLKNVDFKEYMVAFSDPDNLPWYVSHYVFWVAALLTLSWPLRVLNEYRTSYVHYHVEKLFGFDYVAVTPAEERSFCRRMPRVNTVDSTELEWHIRSNQQLVPSYSEAVLMDLVGLSGCTSYSACRYGGYRQNCERCHRTISSSSIFSRSALSICNGSPRIPFSSSRFSLGRLYGSRRSCLWQSRSGSLNEQSCPTEQTRLSSQVTVEEEDPPPYQDALYFPILIVHRNEGCLNHDHRHLHRNGSCVETSL is encoded by the coding sequence CAGCGGCCGGTGAAGCAGTCTCTCAGCAAGTCCCTGTGCCGAGAGTCCCACTGGAAatgcctgctgctgtccctcCTCATGTATGGCTGCATGGGAGCCATGACCTGGTGCCACGTCACCAAGGTGACTCGGCTGACCTTTGACAGCGCTTACAAGGGCAAGTCCATGATGTACCACGACAGCCCCTGTTCCAACGGCTACGTCTACATCCCCTTGGCCTTCCTGGTGATGCTCTATGTGGTGTACCTGGTGGAGTGCTGGCACTGCTACACCCGCAATGAGCTGCAGTACAAAGTGGACGTGGAGAGCGTGCACGAGCGTGTGCAGCGGATGCAGCAGGCAACCCCCTGCATCTGGTGGAAGGCCATCAGCTACCACTACGTCCGCAGGACCCGACAGGTTACCCGCTACCGCAACGGGGACGCCTACACCACCACCCAAGTGTATCATGAGCGAGTCAACACCCACGTGGCAGAGGCTGAGTTTGATTATTCCAACTGTGGAGTTAAGGACATCTCCAAGGACCTCATTGACCTGGAGAGCTACCCAGCCACGCGGCTCCGCTTCACCAAGTGTTTCAGCTTTGCCAACGTGGAGTCGGAGAACTCCTACCTGACCCAGCGGGCCCGCTTCTTCACAGAGAACGAGGGCCTAGATGACTACATGGAGGCCAGGGAGGGGATGCACCTCAAAAATGTGGACTTCAAGGAATACATGGTGGCCTTTTCCGACCCAGACAACCTGCCTTGGTACGTATCCCACTATGTCTTCTGGGTGGCGGCTCTGCTGACCCTATCCTGGCCCCTGCGGGTGCTAAACGAATACCGCACCTCCTACGTCCATTACCACGTAGAAAAACTCTTTGGGTTTGACTACGTGGCGGTGACGCCGGCCGAAGAACGTTCCTTCTGCCGGAGGATGCCCCGCGTCAACACGGTGGACAGCACCGAGCTGGAGTGGCACATCCGATCCAACCAGCAGCTGGTGCCCAGCTACTCGGAAGCGGTCCTGATGGACTTGGTGGGGCTCTCCGGCTGCACCAGCTACTCCGCTTGCCGGTATGGGGGGTACCGGCAGAACTGTGAGCGGTGCCACAGGACTATAAGCAGCTCCTCCATCTTCTCCCGCAGTGCCCTGAGCATCTGCAATGGCAGCCCCAGGATCCCCTTCAGCAGCAGCCGCTTCTCCCTGGGCCGCCTGTATGGCTCACGACGCAGTTGCCTCTGGCAGAGCCGGAGCGGGAGCCTGAATGAGCAAAGCTGCCCCACCGAGCAGACCCGCCTCTCCAGCCAGGTGACTGTGGAGGAGGAAGACCCCCCTCCTTACCAGGATGCCCTCTACTTCCCCATCCTCATTGTGCACCGCAACGAAGGCTGCCTGAACCACGACCACCGTCACCTCCACCGCAATGGGTCCTGTGTGGAGACCTCACTGTGA